A stretch of the Thalassotalea euphylliae genome encodes the following:
- the aroF gene encoding 3-deoxy-7-phosphoheptulonate synthase, which produces MIIVLKPQATEADANEILDKIASLGLKPLYMPGIERTVLGALGDERILNQLHLDAYPMVDEVKPVLSPYKLVSRELQAHDSIVSIDGVKIGGGNFTVIAGPCSVESEQQLFSVAEMIKGHGVPLLRGGAFKPRTSPYSFQGLGEEGLKLLKAAKQAYGLPTVSEIIDPIDAKLMADYIDCFQIGARNMQNFRLLEAVGAEQKPVLLKRGMSATIEELLLAAEYIINAGNPNVILCERGIRTFETATRNTLDLNAVALLKEKTHLPVLVDPSHGTGVKSLINPLSRAAAAVGADGIIVEAHLNPKAALSDGHQALTADDFAKLMADIKPFVQAAGKSLSA; this is translated from the coding sequence ATGATTATTGTACTTAAGCCGCAAGCAACCGAAGCGGACGCAAACGAAATTCTCGATAAAATAGCCTCACTTGGGCTAAAACCACTATACATGCCAGGCATTGAGCGCACGGTATTAGGCGCCCTTGGCGATGAACGCATTCTTAACCAACTTCATTTAGACGCCTACCCTATGGTGGATGAAGTCAAACCTGTCCTTAGCCCATACAAGCTCGTTAGTCGTGAGCTGCAAGCGCATGACTCAATTGTATCGATTGACGGCGTAAAAATTGGTGGTGGCAATTTTACTGTGATTGCTGGCCCTTGCTCGGTGGAGTCAGAGCAGCAATTATTTAGCGTGGCAGAAATGATCAAAGGCCACGGCGTTCCCCTACTTCGCGGCGGCGCATTTAAACCGCGCACCAGCCCATACAGTTTCCAAGGGCTAGGTGAAGAAGGCTTAAAGCTGTTGAAAGCCGCTAAACAAGCTTATGGCCTGCCAACCGTTTCAGAAATTATCGACCCAATTGATGCCAAGTTGATGGCAGATTACATTGATTGCTTCCAAATCGGCGCCCGCAATATGCAAAACTTCCGCTTACTCGAAGCCGTTGGTGCTGAGCAAAAACCGGTACTATTGAAACGCGGTATGAGCGCGACCATCGAAGAATTGCTATTGGCAGCTGAGTACATTATTAACGCGGGTAATCCAAATGTGATTTTATGCGAGCGCGGTATTCGCACCTTTGAAACGGCCACTCGTAATACCCTTGATTTAAATGCCGTTGCCTTATTGAAAGAAAAAACCCATTTACCAGTTCTAGTAGACCCATCACATGGCACTGGCGTAAAATCCCTGATTAACCCTTTATCACGCGCTGCTGCTGCAGTTGGCGCTGACGGCATTATCGTTGAAGCCCATTTAAATCCGAAAGCAGCGCTTTCTGACGGGCATCAAGCATTAACCGCCGATGATTTTGCCAAGCTTATGGCCGATATTAAGCCTTTTGTGCAAGCCGCAGGCAAAAGCTTGTCAGCTTAA
- a CDS encoding anthranilate synthase component 1: MQTTLNATPGAVNTLSGAAEYQPDPLAVYQQLCGIDAGNKPHTVLLESAEIDKKHALKSLLVTDAAVKVTCHGLTVTLEPLSLNGESAIEFVSNELAAYAKVSKQAAHTLIEFSPVDGNLDELTRLKAHNAFDALRVFKQINNTTHHELAVMLAGCFAFDLMAVAEKLPEVDNSPNSCPDYVFYLAETIVVIDHEKRSTELIGNVFSGPEQQKCYFEISRRLSEIKAQLSSVIVAKPLQEKPNAQVAEVNVDISDQAFCHTVDALKEHVRAGDIFQVVPSRTFTLPCEQPIVAYKKLKASNPSPYMFFLQDKDFAMFGASPESALKYQTSNNQVELYPIAGTRPRGFNADGSLSLDLDSRIELELRQDQKEMAEHIMLVDLARNDIARVAAPGSRYVAELLKVDRYSHVMHLVSRVCGQLKPELDALHAYQACMNMGTLSGAPKVKATELIRKFEGKRRGSYGGAVGYITGEGEMDTCIVIRSAFVENGLAHVQAGAGVVYDSDPQAEANETRQKAQAVINAIKAAEILAEVEEVGA, from the coding sequence ATGCAAACTACCCTCAATGCAACGCCCGGTGCGGTCAACACCTTATCAGGTGCCGCCGAATATCAACCGGATCCACTGGCGGTTTACCAGCAATTATGTGGTATTGATGCTGGCAACAAGCCACATACGGTACTGTTAGAATCTGCTGAAATTGATAAAAAGCATGCGCTAAAAAGCCTGTTAGTGACTGACGCAGCGGTTAAAGTTACCTGTCATGGTTTAACCGTTACTCTTGAGCCATTGTCGCTCAATGGTGAATCAGCTATTGAATTTGTCAGTAATGAACTGGCAGCCTATGCCAAAGTAAGCAAACAAGCAGCGCATACCTTAATTGAGTTTTCGCCTGTTGATGGCAACCTTGACGAGTTAACCCGTTTAAAAGCCCATAATGCTTTTGATGCACTGCGTGTGTTTAAGCAAATTAACAACACTACTCACCACGAATTAGCGGTGATGCTGGCAGGTTGTTTCGCGTTTGACTTAATGGCCGTGGCAGAAAAGCTACCAGAGGTTGATAACAGCCCCAATAGCTGCCCAGATTATGTATTCTATCTTGCTGAAACCATTGTCGTGATTGACCATGAAAAGCGCTCAACTGAGCTGATTGGCAATGTGTTTTCAGGGCCAGAGCAGCAAAAGTGCTACTTTGAAATTAGCCGCCGTTTATCAGAAATTAAGGCGCAGCTATCGAGCGTGATTGTTGCTAAGCCGCTGCAAGAAAAACCGAATGCACAAGTTGCTGAAGTAAACGTTGATATTTCAGATCAAGCCTTCTGCCACACGGTTGATGCCCTAAAAGAGCACGTGCGCGCTGGTGATATTTTCCAAGTGGTGCCATCACGCACCTTTACTTTGCCGTGCGAACAACCGATTGTTGCTTATAAGAAACTTAAAGCATCGAATCCAAGCCCATACATGTTCTTCTTGCAGGACAAAGACTTTGCCATGTTTGGCGCTTCACCTGAGTCGGCACTGAAATATCAAACCAGCAATAACCAAGTAGAGCTATACCCTATCGCTGGTACGCGCCCACGTGGTTTTAATGCAGATGGTAGCTTGTCGCTCGATTTAGACAGCCGCATTGAGTTAGAGCTGCGCCAAGATCAAAAAGAAATGGCCGAGCATATTATGCTGGTAGACTTAGCCCGTAACGACATTGCGCGTGTGGCAGCGCCTGGTTCGCGCTACGTCGCTGAGCTGTTAAAAGTTGATCGCTACTCGCATGTCATGCACCTAGTATCACGCGTTTGCGGCCAATTAAAGCCAGAATTAGACGCCCTGCACGCTTATCAAGCCTGTATGAATATGGGCACGCTATCTGGCGCACCAAAAGTAAAAGCAACCGAGCTTATTCGCAAATTTGAAGGCAAGCGCCGTGGCAGTTACGGTGGTGCGGTTGGCTACATCACTGGCGAAGGTGAAATGGATACCTGTATTGTCATCCGCTCTGCCTTTGTTGAAAACGGCTTAGCTCATGTACAAGCTGGCGCTGGTGTGGTGTACGATTCAGACCCACAAGCGGAAGCCAACGAAACACGCCAAAAAGCACAAGCGGTGATCAACGCCATTAAAGCGGCTGAAATTTTGGCTGAAGTAGAAGAAGTAGGAGCTTGA
- a CDS encoding aminodeoxychorismate/anthranilate synthase component II — translation MTDKMTNSNSPARHIVMLDNLDSFTYNLVDEFYQLGFEPKVFRNTLSADFVMSQLEALSGDVMLVLSPGPGAPHQAGCLMELISKAAGKYPILGICLGHQALIEHYGGTVGRAPNIVHGKSSPVHHNGEGAFSGINNPLPVARYHSLVATSMPDNLTVTATTEEPNQSLVMAIEHSDDAVVGFQFHPESVLTTYGSNLLAQAIERVFTLFSSSENATSIANSNK, via the coding sequence ATGACAGACAAAATGACAAATTCAAATAGCCCTGCTCGACATATCGTAATGCTCGATAACCTCGACTCATTCACCTACAACCTAGTGGATGAATTCTACCAATTAGGTTTTGAGCCAAAGGTATTTCGCAACACCCTATCTGCTGATTTTGTTATGTCGCAGCTCGAAGCCCTTTCTGGTGATGTAATGTTAGTTTTATCGCCAGGGCCAGGAGCACCGCATCAAGCTGGCTGCTTAATGGAGCTGATCAGTAAGGCAGCAGGCAAATACCCAATTCTTGGCATTTGTTTAGGGCACCAAGCGTTAATTGAGCACTATGGCGGTACGGTTGGCCGCGCACCAAATATTGTGCACGGTAAATCATCACCGGTTCATCACAATGGTGAAGGAGCGTTTTCGGGGATTAATAACCCATTACCTGTCGCTCGTTACCATTCATTGGTGGCAACTTCGATGCCGGACAACTTAACGGTGACCGCAACGACAGAAGAGCCGAATCAAAGCTTGGTGATGGCGATTGAACACAGCGATGATGCCGTCGTCGGTTTTCAATTTCACCCAGAGTCTGTGCTAACCACCTATGGTAGCAACTTATTGGCACAAGCCATTGAGCGCGTATTTACCCTGTTTTCGTCATCTGAAAACGCTACCTCAATAGCTAATAGCAATAAATAA
- the trpD gene encoding anthranilate phosphoribosyltransferase has product MSTVLNTLIDQEALSQAQAQDFFEQMIQGEVAPELLASVLTALKIKGETPAEIAGAALAVRNNATAFPALDFEVTDCVGTGGDGANTINISTTAAILAAACGIKMAKHGNRSVSSMSGSADLLEALGVNLTMSPETAAQCLREANLCFLYAPAYHPGFKHAAPVRKAMGVRTLFNILGPLVNPAAPSTMLLGVYTPDLLPVMADALALTGVKRGWVVHGSGLDEIALHGATQIIEITHDGEKSEQVAKTITPEDFGLQEYTLEDIKGGTPQENAEAIQAILAGKGQPAHNAAVIINAAAVLYLHGKAETLAGAASLAEDMLLSGQAAKTLAALVDISNKEPNQASRNDGVQD; this is encoded by the coding sequence ATGTCAACTGTTCTTAATACGTTAATCGACCAAGAAGCCCTTAGCCAAGCACAGGCGCAGGATTTTTTCGAGCAAATGATTCAAGGTGAAGTGGCACCAGAGCTGCTTGCTTCCGTGCTAACTGCATTAAAAATCAAAGGTGAAACACCTGCTGAAATTGCCGGAGCGGCACTGGCAGTAAGAAATAACGCTACCGCCTTTCCTGCGTTAGATTTTGAAGTGACTGACTGTGTTGGTACGGGTGGTGATGGCGCGAATACCATTAACATTTCGACCACAGCAGCTATTCTAGCGGCAGCATGCGGTATTAAAATGGCAAAACACGGTAACCGCAGTGTGTCGTCAATGTCTGGCTCGGCAGATTTACTTGAAGCGCTTGGCGTGAACTTAACCATGTCGCCAGAAACCGCAGCGCAGTGCTTACGTGAAGCAAACTTGTGTTTCCTATATGCGCCAGCTTATCATCCGGGCTTTAAACATGCCGCGCCAGTGCGTAAAGCCATGGGGGTACGTACCCTATTCAATATTTTAGGGCCGCTGGTAAACCCTGCTGCGCCAAGCACTATGCTACTCGGCGTTTATACGCCTGATTTGTTACCTGTGATGGCGGATGCGCTAGCCCTTACCGGCGTTAAGCGTGGCTGGGTAGTGCACGGCAGTGGTTTAGACGAAATCGCGTTGCATGGTGCAACCCAAATTATTGAAATCACGCATGATGGTGAAAAGAGTGAGCAAGTCGCGAAAACCATCACCCCTGAAGATTTCGGCCTGCAAGAATATACTTTGGAAGACATTAAAGGCGGCACACCGCAAGAAAATGCTGAGGCAATTCAAGCCATATTGGCAGGTAAAGGCCAGCCAGCGCACAATGCCGCAGTGATCATCAATGCTGCCGCTGTGCTCTATCTGCACGGCAAAGCTGAAACCTTAGCAGGTGCCGCTTCATTAGCGGAAGATATGTTACTTTCTGGCCAAGCAGCGAAGACCTTAGCCGCGCTGGTGGACATTTCTAATAAAG